Proteins co-encoded in one Oncorhynchus masou masou isolate Uvic2021 chromosome 22, UVic_Omas_1.1, whole genome shotgun sequence genomic window:
- the LOC135509210 gene encoding uncharacterized protein LOC135509210 isoform X1 — MMEAMDKRPFGSEYNYKMSENDISRLIKLRATNDAIFTGKRNSAMPAWRAMLVELGLEGKLTTGQLKKKWENLKKKYKDFKYPPLGMEKVNPMSWRWFHLMDDAIEGRLSGSARILNPSLFDFGEVGDVSFASSPTTSPIANKRLCMRPEGGEGTNIFEFWAKAQLGESVGAASTVADGQVAYTDAATEEIRRAAVECERALREEGRGGGQNERAAPDKMPVGGYGRTMAEDVETIAEDGRAMLVRNPGRNIERETAELERQIADLEKEREVLEREQADFDRERLILDRERDVVNRERVAVERGRASLDKDRAAMDRERAAMERERAILDRDRASIERERTELQKEKEALMKSKISRNNGSADVELDSSTIEKRERLLSIFERLVDKL, encoded by the exons ATGATGGAAGCGATGGATAAAAGGCCTTTTGGTTCAGAATATAACTATAAAA TGTCTGAAAATGACATATCCAGATTGATAAAATTGCGTGCAACGAATGACGCCATCTTCACTGGGAAGAGAAACTCTGCCATGCCTGCCTGGAG AGCAATGTTAGTGGAGTTGGGTCTCGAAGGAAAGCTGACAACTGGGCAATTGAAAAAGAAGTGGGAAAACCTTAAAAAGAAATATAAG GATTTTAAGTACCCTCCTCTTGGCATGGAGAAAGTCAATCCAATGTCCTGGCGTTGGTTCCACCTCATGGACGATGCCATCGAGGGTCGCCTATCTGGGTCTGCCCGTATACTAAACCCTTCACTGTTTGATTTTGGGGAAGTTGGGGACGTTTCATTCGCGTCCTCTCCCACTACCTCTCCCATAGCAAACAAGAGACTTTGTATGAGGCCGGAAGGGGGTGAGGGGACAAACATTTTTGAGTTCTGGGCCAAAGCACAGTTGGGGGAGAGTGTTGGGGCTGCGAGCACTGTAGCAGATGGACAAGTGGCGTACACAGACGCAGCTACAGAGGAGATCCGTAGGGCTGCGGTGGAGTGTGAGAGGGCCCTGCGAGAGGAGGGCAGGGGTGGGGGTCAGAACGAGAGGGCCGCGCCTGACAAGATGCCAGTGGGTGGATACGGGAGGACCATGGCTGAGGATGTAGAGACCATAGCTGAAGACGGAAGAGCCATGTTGGTGAGAAATCCTGGCAGGAACATTGAGAGGGAGACTGCTGAACtagagagacagatagcagatttggagaaggagagggaagtgttagagagggagcaggctgattttgacagggagaggttgatattggacagagagagggatgtggtgaACAGAGAGAGGGTGGCTGTAGAGCGAGGCAGAGCATCACTGGACAAGGACAGAGCGGCGATGGACAGGGAGCGAGCGGCGATGGAACGGGAGCGAGCCATACTGGACAGGGATAGGGCGTcaatcgagagagagaggacagagctgCAGAAAGAAAAGGAAGCCCTAATGAAAAGCAAGATTTCCAGGAACAACGGCTCTGCTGATGTAGAACTGGACTCATCTACtatagagaagagagaaagactgCTTTCCATTTTTGAAAGACTTGTTGATAAGCTGTGA
- the LOC135509210 gene encoding uncharacterized protein LOC135509210 isoform X2: protein MPAWRAMLVELGLEGKLTTGQLKKKWENLKKKYKDFKYPPLGMEKVNPMSWRWFHLMDDAIEGRLSGSARILNPSLFDFGEVGDVSFASSPTTSPIANKRLCMRPEGGEGTNIFEFWAKAQLGESVGAASTVADGQVAYTDAATEEIRRAAVECERALREEGRGGGQNERAAPDKMPVGGYGRTMAEDVETIAEDGRAMLVRNPGRNIERETAELERQIADLEKEREVLEREQADFDRERLILDRERDVVNRERVAVERGRASLDKDRAAMDRERAAMERERAILDRDRASIERERTELQKEKEALMKSKISRNNGSADVELDSSTIEKRERLLSIFERLVDKL, encoded by the exons ATGCCTGCCTGGAG AGCAATGTTAGTGGAGTTGGGTCTCGAAGGAAAGCTGACAACTGGGCAATTGAAAAAGAAGTGGGAAAACCTTAAAAAGAAATATAAG GATTTTAAGTACCCTCCTCTTGGCATGGAGAAAGTCAATCCAATGTCCTGGCGTTGGTTCCACCTCATGGACGATGCCATCGAGGGTCGCCTATCTGGGTCTGCCCGTATACTAAACCCTTCACTGTTTGATTTTGGGGAAGTTGGGGACGTTTCATTCGCGTCCTCTCCCACTACCTCTCCCATAGCAAACAAGAGACTTTGTATGAGGCCGGAAGGGGGTGAGGGGACAAACATTTTTGAGTTCTGGGCCAAAGCACAGTTGGGGGAGAGTGTTGGGGCTGCGAGCACTGTAGCAGATGGACAAGTGGCGTACACAGACGCAGCTACAGAGGAGATCCGTAGGGCTGCGGTGGAGTGTGAGAGGGCCCTGCGAGAGGAGGGCAGGGGTGGGGGTCAGAACGAGAGGGCCGCGCCTGACAAGATGCCAGTGGGTGGATACGGGAGGACCATGGCTGAGGATGTAGAGACCATAGCTGAAGACGGAAGAGCCATGTTGGTGAGAAATCCTGGCAGGAACATTGAGAGGGAGACTGCTGAACtagagagacagatagcagatttggagaaggagagggaagtgttagagagggagcaggctgattttgacagggagaggttgatattggacagagagagggatgtggtgaACAGAGAGAGGGTGGCTGTAGAGCGAGGCAGAGCATCACTGGACAAGGACAGAGCGGCGATGGACAGGGAGCGAGCGGCGATGGAACGGGAGCGAGCCATACTGGACAGGGATAGGGCGTcaatcgagagagagaggacagagctgCAGAAAGAAAAGGAAGCCCTAATGAAAAGCAAGATTTCCAGGAACAACGGCTCTGCTGATGTAGAACTGGACTCATCTACtatagagaagagagaaagactgCTTTCCATTTTTGAAAGACTTGTTGATAAGCTGTGA